The Pirellulales bacterium DNA segment GGGGATTGACTGGCAAGGGGCGTGGGTACGGTTTCCACCGGGGGAACGCCAGGCGCAGCGCGATCGATGGGCTTGGCTCCGGCTTGCAATCGGCCCGCCGTGCGCGATTGCGAGGTCTCCGCCGGATAGGTCGATGTGGCGGGGCGGGTGTAATGCTGGTTGGCCAGTCGATAACGCTCGGCCGCGTGGGAAAGGGACCCAGCCGCGGGGGCGAGAGGCCGCGCCTGGCGGATGGCCGAGTTGGGCAGCGTGCGGGGTTCGGCGGGAGCGCGATGTGGCTCCCCGGTCAGGTGCTGCGCGGGCCGCACCGCCTGATCATAGCCTTTACTTTCTTGAGAGAAAGAGCCCGCCCGCGTCGCGGCGGAAAGTGAACCCGTCGGCTGGGACGTGCGCCGCCAGCGGAGTGCGTCCGCCTCTTGCGCGGCCAAACTACCCGCGAACAGCCACATCCCGCACAGCAGAGCAAAAAACCGCCGCCGGTGGCGCGCCCCGCGCGCAGCCAAAGCATGAAGTAGACGGCAGAGCATCTGGGTGTGGCGCATGCGGCAAACCTGCATATAAGGCTAGCAGTGGCAAACTGGATTTGCCACGCTAGCATAGGGCGCCCACCCTGGGATACGTGTGCGAGCCATTCAAGCTCGACGGCCATATTATCGGCGACAAATATGGCAAACTTTAACGATGGGGTAAGAATTGCGGCATGCTATCAACATAACTGGGTTGGTAGAGCATGACATCACATGCGAAACAAATCCCCAACTGATTTTGGAATTAGTAATTCATATTTTGTAATTGCGTCCCCAGGTCTTCCCGCAGATCTTCAAACGCCTCTAGGCCGACGGATAGCCGGATAAGGCCGTCGTTGATGCCATTCGCCAGGCGGGCCGCCGGATCGTAGCTAGCATGGGACATGGTGGCGGGTTGTTCGATCAGCGATTCCACCGCCCCCAGGCTGACCGCTAGCTGAAACAGCTTCGTCGATTCGCAGATATTTTTGGCGGCCGCCAGATCCCCCTGAATTTCAAAGCTAAGCATTCCCCCAAATGCCCCGTCCATCTGCTTGGCGGCGATCGCATGCCCGGGATGCGTTGGTAAACCGGGGTAATACACGCTCCGCACCGCAGGGTGCGTGGCCAGCCATTCCGCTAGCAAAAGCGCCGTGCGGGATTGCTCGCGCACGCGCAGTTCCAGGGTCTTTAACCCGCGCGAGCAGAGGTAAGACTCCAACGGCCCCAGCACGCCCCCCGTGGCGTTTTGAATAAAATGTAAACGCTGTTGTAATTCGGGGTCGCGCGCCACCAGCGCCCCGCCCAAGAGATCGCTATGCCCGCCGATGTACTTAGTCGCGGAATGCATCACGATGTCGCAGCCCAGTTCCAGCGGCCGCGTGAGGGCGGGTGT contains these protein-coding regions:
- a CDS encoding PLP-dependent aspartate aminotransferase family protein gives rise to the protein MLFRTRAIHTANDADPATGAVVPPLHLASTFVQHHAGEWREYDYSRTGNPTRRAFETTLANLEGGVGALAFASGMAATHCVTMLLSAGDHILAGRDIYGGTYRLLHKICNRAGIAVTLVDTTDVNNLLSAITPQTKLLWLETPGNPLLSITDLAACAQFARQHQLLVAVDSTFATPALTRPLELGCDIVMHSATKYIGGHSDLLGGALVARDPELQQRLHFIQNATGGVLGPLESYLCSRGLKTLELRVREQSRTALLLAEWLATHPAVRSVYYPGLPTHPGHAIAAKQMDGAFGGMLSFEIQGDLAAAKNICESTKLFQLAVSLGAVESLIEQPATMSHASYDPAARLANGINDGLIRLSVGLEAFEDLREDLGTQLQNMNY